A genome region from Coffea arabica cultivar ET-39 chromosome 7e, Coffea Arabica ET-39 HiFi, whole genome shotgun sequence includes the following:
- the LOC113690372 gene encoding DEAD-box ATP-dependent RNA helicase 36-like has protein sequence MEDDIQVDQNFPLFSRRGKTNKATPSQINPAPPVTPAASTTTLQDLKPLLQKETDSDDPIPTTPNHISFSDLGLAEWAVQTCKELGIKRPTPVQRHCIPRILAGQDVLGLAQTGSGKTAAFALPILHRLAEDPYGVFALVITPTRELAYQLAEQFRALGSGLHLRCAVVVGGMDMINQAQTLMQRPHVVIATPGRIKVLIQENPDDVPAVFSNTKFLVLDEADRVLDVGFEEELRVVFQCLPKDRQTLLFSATMTSDLQTLMELSANKAYFYEAYEGFKTVETLKQQYVFIPKNVKDVYLLYILSKLEDMGVRSAIIFVSTCRSCQLLSLLLEELDVEAAALHSFKSQSLRLSAVHRFKSGQVPILLATDVASRGLDIPTVDLVINYDIPRFPRDYVHRVGRTARAGRGGLAVSFITQNDVDLIHEIEAELGKQLEEFECKEKDVLAEITKVYKAKRVATMKMMDEGFEEKAKARKAQKLKALAEKGLLKSSKKRKRKKGVSDQLVKVKKAYFHHLP, from the exons ATGGAAGACGACATTCAAGTGGATCAGAACTTCCCCTTGTTTTCTCGCCGTGGTAAAACCAACAAAGCTACTCCCTCCCAAATTAACCCCGCCCCACCTGTTACCCCCGCCGCCTCCACCACCACCCTGCAAGACCTCAAACCCCTCCTGCAGAAGGAAACCGATTCCGACGACCCTATTCCCACTACTCCCAACCACATCTCCTTCTCCGACTTGGGCCTGGCTGAATGGGCCGTCCAGACCTGCAAAGAACTCGGAATCAAGAGACCCACTCCGGTACAGCGCCACTGTATCCCTCGAATCCTCGCCGGCCAGGACGTCTTGGGCCTGGCCCAAACCGGCAGCGGCAAGACCGCCGCTTTTGCGCTCCCCATACTCCACCGCCTGGCTGAGGACCCTTACGGGGTGTTCGCTCTGGTGATTACTCCCACCCGGGAACTGGCTTACCAGCTGGCGGAGCAGTTCCGAGCACTGGGGTCGGGCTTGCACCTGCGCTGCGCCGTGGTTGTAGGTGGGATGGATATGATCAACCAAGCCCAGACGCTGATGCAGCGGCCCCACGTGGTTATAGCAACTCCCGGAAGGATTAAGGTTCTCATTCAGGAGAATCCTGATGACGTCCCTGCTGTTTTTTCCAATACCAAG TTCTTAGTTTTAGATGAAGCGGACAGAGTGCTTGATGTGGGCTTCGAGGAGGAACTCAGAGTAGTCTTCCAGTGCTTGCCAAAGGATCGGCAAACTCTGCTTTTCTCTGCTACCATGACCAGTGATCTACAAACACTAATGGAGCTTTCTGCAAATAAGGCATACTTTTACGAGGCATATGAAGGATTCAAGACAGTGGAGACTCTTAAACAGCAATACGTTTTTATCCcaaaaaatgtgaaggatgtTTATCTCCTATACATTCTATCCAAATTGGAAGATATGGGTGTTCGCTCAGCCATCATTTTTGTTTCCACCTGCAG GAGTTGTCAGCTTCTAAGTTTGTTGTTGGAAGAACTTGATGTTGAAGCTGCTGCATTGCATTCCTTCAAATCCCAGTCTTTGAGGCTTTCTGCAGTACATAGATTCAAATCTGGGCAGGTTCCTATATTGCTAGCAACAGATGTTGCAAGTCGGGGTTTAGATATCCCAACCGTTGATCTTGTCATAAATTATGACATCCCAAG GTTTCCACGCGATTATGTTCATCGTGTAGGGCGCACTGCAAGAGCAGGGAGAGGGGGGCTTGCTGTTAGTTTTATTACCCAG AATGATGTTGATCTTATTCACGAAATTGAAGCTGAACTTGGAAAACAGTTGGAGGAATTTGAGTGTAAGGAAAAGGATGTTCTTGCTGAAATTACAAAG GTTTACAAGGCCAAACGGGTGGCAACCATGAAGATGATGGATGAAGGATTTGAGGAGAAAGCAAAAGCACGGAAAGCTCAGAAGTTGAAGGCACTAGCAGAGAAAGGACTATTGAAAAGTAGTAAAAagcgaaaaaggaaaaagggggtATCTGATCAATTGGTGAAAGTTAAGAAAGCTTACTTTCACCATCTTCCCTAA
- the LOC113690371 gene encoding uncharacterized protein isoform X1, translating into MLLTSANRLVYRLRYFSVASKVLVLLYVFLITTVSCCYNWLFLYKRVSERGKFILSTMQQSKTHMQAQRNSADHCNGELDPQHVAYSLGYVNANANVRSSEQNISEVKPVRNYSIQTGEEFAFEFMHDRVNPSKKFVSYVNGDPLCTPSYLDLKGILGISHTGSESGPDISVVEKGSKVLEPNNSSPYENKSYYVSARSFPRTSSDYNNYQTLAYTLPGASDGSSIKLKILCSFGGKIIPRPSDGKLRYVGGETRMIRINKDIAWQELLQKTSAIYDQTYSIKYQLPGEDLDALVSVSSDEDLQNMMEECKVLEDGEGSNKLRLFLFSISDLDDAHFSIANSHGGSEFQYVVAVNGMDMGLRKSSTLHGMASCSANNLDELDGSIVEETNRAAAGYVGAGTFPLADFDVSLSTTEPSQLVLPNTSNPSATDSHFYHGQMLHYNENRQQSMQYKLHPDHLSPVDGAVQWQFHGHVGQQKGFVEQLLEGANKEMQLKEAKLKVGGTAYQEGGSASDQLLVNDHLFSSKRSNDNIKDFVPVDEASIVFPNLDRESPLMSSKNEEKAKDHPQVMSLADAANSDQVGKPSGDYYAGSGIATESGPIDLSYFEPSASSHSVFRSERIPREQAELLYRLSKSDNSCSSQFLMTHSHADILEPELIAESVQRSQTEKSNMQIEQGISADHPGFVDSQTTVDGQMTLSKMKQTVPNSVDAKDDDHKNQGLIADRDMSRVKYNAQNLLVDDIAEAKSEVSFVNRVDSGKHPEHPVCSVPEAQRVDKVVSETMTDNAHGHSSAWIGSSTKDINHGETSDASRPEQPDILIDINDRFPRDFLSDIFSKAILSNSPADTGPLQKDGAGMSLNIEKHEPKHWSFFQKLAGNDFARKDVSLVDQGHTGYLAGLPKVDEDASVAYCFDPLTQEGICLGHVNTGGNFGEDDRKESPCTNAAEAVVSHSDYHPSNVQISEAIQYDDLTDHTRLEGSEYEDGQIDIGLPNLDPFLVDIDIDSLQLINNKDLEELRELGSGTFGTVYHGKWRGTDVAIKRIKKSCFIGRSSEQERLTIEFWREAEILSKLHHPNVVAFYGVVQDGPGGILATVAEYMVDGSLRHVLLQNDRHLDRRKRLIIAMDAAFGMEYLHSKNIVHFDLKCDNLLVNLKDSSQPICKVGDFGLSKIKRNTLVSGGVRGSLPWMAPELLNGSSNKVSEKVDVFSFGIVLWEILTGEEPYANMHYGAIIGGIVNNTLRPSIPSFCDPEWRNLMEQCWAPNPVVRPSFTEIAGRLRGMSAAAQARTPVNRASN; encoded by the exons ATGTTACTCACAAGTGCCAATAGACTTGTCTACCGGCTCAGATACTTTTCTGTTGCATCAAAGGTTCTGGTGCTTCTTTATGTCTTCCTTATAACAACTGTATCATGCTGTTACAATTGGTTGTTCCTGTATAAACGGGTTTCAGAGAGGGGGAAGTTTATTCTCTCTACGATGCAGCAGTCAAAAACTCATATGCAAGCTCAACGCAATTCTGCAGATCATTGTAATGGAGAACTAGATCCCCAACATGTAGCATACTCTCTGGGTTATGTAAATGCAAATGCAAATGTGAGGTCTTCAGAGCAAAACATTTCAGAAGTTAAGCCTGTGCGTAATTACTCTATACAAACAGGCGAGGAATTTGCTTTTGAGTTCATGCATGATCGGGTTAATCCCAGTAAGAAATTTGTTTCATATGTTAATGGGGATCCCCTCTGTACACCTAGTTATTTGGATCTGAAAGGCATTTTAGGCATTAGTCATACTGGATCTGAGAGTGGGCCAGATATTTCTGTGGTTGAAAAGGGGTCAAAAGTGCTTGAGCCAAATAATTCTTCACCGTATGAGAACAAAAGCTACTATGTATCTGCACGATCATTTCCAAGAACTTCATCAGACTACAACAACTATCAAACACTTGCTTATACATTGCCTGGAGCATCTGATGGCTCATCAATAAAGCTGAAGATCCTCTGCAGCTTTGGGGGTAAAATCATACCACGTCCAAGTGATGGAAAGCTCAGGTATGTTGGGGGTGAAACTCGCATGATCCGCATAAACAAGGACATTGCATGGCAGGAATTGCTGCAGAAAACAAGTGCGATTTATGACCAAACTTATTCCATTAAATACCAGCTTCCTGGGGAGGATCTTGATGCCTTAGTTTCTGTGTCTAGTGATGAGGATTTGCAGAATATGATGGAGGAATGCAAAGTACTAGAAGATGGAGAAGGATCAAATAAGCTTAGATTATTTCTCTTCTCCATTAGTGATCTGGATGATGCTCATTTTAGTATAGCGAATTCTCATGGTGGTTCTGAGTTTCAGTATGTAGTAGCCGTCAATGGCATGGACATGGGATTGAGGAAAAGCTCAACTCTGCATGGTATGGCAAGTTGttccgcaaacaacttggatgagttAGATGGGTCAATTGTTGAGGAGACAAATAGAGCTGCAGCTGGCTATGTTGGTGCTGGTACCTTTCCTTTGGCTGACTTTGATGTATCATTATCAACCACTGAACCTTCTCAACTTGTTCTACCAAATACCTCCAATCCTTCTGCAACTGATTCGCACTTTTATCATGGACAAATGCTGCATTACAATGAAAATAGGCAGCAATCCATGCAATATAAGTTGCACCCGGATCATTTATCACCTGTTGATGGTGCTGTTCAATGGCAATTTCACGGGCATGTAGGTCAACAAAAGGGCTTTGTAGAGCAGCTGTTGGAGGGTGCAAATAAAGAGATGCAACTTAAAGAGGCGAAGCTGAAAGTTGGTGGTACTGCCTACCAAGAAGGTGGGAGTGCAAGTGATCAGTTACTAGTAAATGATCACCTTTTCTCCTCAAAACGATCTAATGATAACATAAAGGACTTTGTTCCTGTTGATGAAGCATCAATTGTGTTCCCTAACCTGGACAGAGAATCTCCTTTAATGTCATCAAAGAATGAGGAGAAGGCAAAGGATCATCCACAGGTCATGTCACTGGCAGATGCTGCTAATTCAGATCAGGTAGGTAAACCAAGTGGTGACTATTATGCTGGAAGTGGTATTGCTACTGAATCTGGTCCAATTGATTTGAGCTACTTCGAGCCTTCTGCTTCCTCACATAGTGTCTTTCGTTCTGAACGAATCCCAAGAGAGCAAGCAGAGCTACTTTACAGGTTGTCCAAGTCAGACAATTCATGTAGTTCTCAGTTTCTTATGACACATTCACATGCAGATATTCTGGAGCCGGAGTTAATTGCAGAATCAGTTCAGAGATCCCAAACTGAAAAGTCCAATATGCAGATAGAGCAAGGCATTTCTGCTGATCATCCTGGTTTTGTTGATTCTCAAACCACTGTTGATGGACAGATGACACTTTCAAAGATGAAGCAGACTGTACCTAACTCTGTTGATGCCAAAGATGATGATCACAAGAATCAGGGTCTAATTGCTGACCGTGATATGAGTCGTGTCAAGTATAATGCTCAGAATCTCCTGGTCGACGACATAGCCGAAGCTAAATCTGAAGTTAGTTTTGTGAACAGAGTGGATTCTGGAAAACACCCAGAACATCCAGTATGTAGTGTTCCTGAAGCTCAAAGGGTAGACAAGGTTGTTAGTGAGACCATGACAGATAATGCGCATGGGCATTCTTCTGCTTGGATAGGGAGCTCAACAAAGGATATTAATCATGGGGAGACCTCAGATGCTTCTAGACCTGAGCAGCCAGATATTCTTATTGATATAAATGACAGATTTCCTCGTGATTTCCTTTCAGACATTTTCTCAAAGGCCATTCTTTCTAATAGCCCTGCAGACACTGGACCACTCCAGAAGGATGGAGCTGGTATGAGTCTGAACATTGAAAAGCATGAACCTAAGCACTGGTCATTCTTCCAAAAATTGGCTGGGAATGATTTTGCACGAAAGGACGTGTCTCTAGTTGACCAAGGCCATACTGGATATTTGGCTGGACTGCCAAAAGTTGACGAAGATGCTTCTGTAGCTTATTGTTTTGATCCATTGACACAGGAGGGAATTTGTTTAGGCCATGTAAATACGGGTGGAAATTTTGGAGAAGATGACCGAAAAGAATCACCTTGTACAAATGCAGCTGAAGCTGTAGTTTCTCATTCTGATTACCACCCATCTAATGTGCAAATCAGTGAAGCCATACAGTATGATGATTTGACAGATCATACAAGATTAGAAGGCTCGGAATATGAG GACGGACAAATAGACATTGGTTTGCCGAATCTCGATCCGTTTTTGGTGGATATTGATATAGACTCTCTGCAG CTCATAAATAACAAAGATCTTGAGGAACTAAGGGAACTTGGTTCTGGCACATTTGGAACAGTCTATCATGGGAAATGGAGAGGAACAGATGTTGCAATCAAAAGGATAAAGAAGAGTTGTTTCATTGGTCGATCTTCAGAGCAGGAAAGATTG ACCATAGAGTTTTGGCGAGAAGCTGAAATTCTGTCAAAGCTTCACCACCCAAATGTGGTGGCCTTTTATGGTGTGGTGCAAGATGGGCCTGGAGGGATACTTGCTACGGTAGCAGAATATATGGTTGATGGTTCTTTAAGGCATGTTTTACTGCAAAACGATAG GCATCTTGATCGTCGGAAGCGGCTTATTATTGCCATGGATGCAGCCTTTGGAATGGAATATTTGCATTCAAAGAACATTGtgcattttgatttgaaatGCGATAATTTACTGGTCAATTTAAAAGATTCTTCACAACCTATATGCAAG GTTGGTGATTTTGGTCTTTCAAAAATAAAGAGGAACACTTTGGTTTCTGGTGGAGTTCGGGGATCACTTCCTTGGATGGCTCCAGAGCTTCTGAATGGTAGCAGCAATAAGGTTTCTGAAAAG GTTGATGTTTTCTCGTTTGGTATTGTTCTGTGGGAGATTCTGACTGGTGAGGAGCCTTACGCCAACATGCATTATGGAGCAATTATAG GAGGTATTGTAAACAACACATTAAGGCCATCCATTCCAAGCTTCTGTGATCCTGAATGGAGAAATTTAATGGAGCAATGTTGGGCCCCCAATCCTGTTGTGAGGCCGTCTTTCACTGAAATTGCTGGTCGATTACGTGGAATGTCAGCTGCTGCCCAGGCGAGGACACCTGTTAATAGGGCATCTAACTAA
- the LOC113690371 gene encoding uncharacterized protein isoform X2, which yields MLLTSANRLVYRLRYFSVASKVLVLLYVFLITTVSCCYNWLFLYKRVSERGKFILSTMQQSKTHMQAQRNSADHCNGELDPQHVAYSLGYVNANANVRSSEQNISEVKPVRNYSIQTGEEFAFEFMHDRVNPSKKFVSYVNGDPLCTPSYLDLKGILGISHTGSESGPDISVVEKGSKVLEPNNSSPYENKSYYVSARSFPRTSSDYNNYQTLAYTLPGASDGSSIKLKILCSFGGKIIPRPSDGKLRYVGGETRMIRINKDIAWQELLQKTSAIYDQTYSIKYQLPGEDLDALVSVSSDEDLQNMMEECKVLEDGEGSNKLRLFLFSISDLDDAHFSIANSHGGSEFQYVVAVNGMDMGLRKSSTLHGMASCSANNLDELDGSIVEETNRAAAGYVGAGTFPLADFDVSLSTTEPSQLVLPNTSNPSATDSHFYHGQMLHYNENRQQSMQYKLHPDHLSPVDGAVQWQFHGHVGQQKGFVEQLLEGANKEMQLKEAKLKVGGTAYQEGGSASDQLLVNDHLFSSKRSNDNIKDFVPVDEASIVFPNLDRESPLMSSKNEEKAKDHPQVMSLADAANSDQVGKPSGDYYAGSGIATESGPIDLSYFEPSASSHSVFRSERIPREQAELLYRLSKSDNSCSSQFLMTHSHADILEPELIAESVQRSQTEKSNMQIEQGISADHPGFVDSQTTVDGQMTLSKMKQTVPNSVDAKDDDHKNQGLIADRDMSRVKYNAQNLLVDDIAEAKSEVSFVNRVDSGKHPEHPVCSVPEAQRVDKVVSETMTDNAHGHSSAWIGSSTKDINHGETSDASRPEQPDILIDINDRFPRDFLSDIFSKAILSNSPADTGPLQKDGAGMSLNIEKHEPKHWSFFQKLAGNDFARKDVSLVDQGHTGYLAGLPKVDEDASVAYCFDPLTQEGICLGHVNTGGNFGEDDRKESPCTNAAEAVVSHSDYHPSNVQISEAIQYDDLTDHTRLEGSEYEDGQIDIGLPNLDPFLVDIDIDSLQLINNKDLEELRELGSGTFGTVYHGKWRGTDVAIKRIKKSCFIGRSSEQERLTIEFWREAEILSKLHHPNVVAFYGVVQDGPGGILATVAEYMVDGSLRHVLLQNDRHLDRRKRLIIAMDAAFGMEYLHSKNIVHFDLKCDNLLVNLKDSSQPICKCYESGW from the exons ATGTTACTCACAAGTGCCAATAGACTTGTCTACCGGCTCAGATACTTTTCTGTTGCATCAAAGGTTCTGGTGCTTCTTTATGTCTTCCTTATAACAACTGTATCATGCTGTTACAATTGGTTGTTCCTGTATAAACGGGTTTCAGAGAGGGGGAAGTTTATTCTCTCTACGATGCAGCAGTCAAAAACTCATATGCAAGCTCAACGCAATTCTGCAGATCATTGTAATGGAGAACTAGATCCCCAACATGTAGCATACTCTCTGGGTTATGTAAATGCAAATGCAAATGTGAGGTCTTCAGAGCAAAACATTTCAGAAGTTAAGCCTGTGCGTAATTACTCTATACAAACAGGCGAGGAATTTGCTTTTGAGTTCATGCATGATCGGGTTAATCCCAGTAAGAAATTTGTTTCATATGTTAATGGGGATCCCCTCTGTACACCTAGTTATTTGGATCTGAAAGGCATTTTAGGCATTAGTCATACTGGATCTGAGAGTGGGCCAGATATTTCTGTGGTTGAAAAGGGGTCAAAAGTGCTTGAGCCAAATAATTCTTCACCGTATGAGAACAAAAGCTACTATGTATCTGCACGATCATTTCCAAGAACTTCATCAGACTACAACAACTATCAAACACTTGCTTATACATTGCCTGGAGCATCTGATGGCTCATCAATAAAGCTGAAGATCCTCTGCAGCTTTGGGGGTAAAATCATACCACGTCCAAGTGATGGAAAGCTCAGGTATGTTGGGGGTGAAACTCGCATGATCCGCATAAACAAGGACATTGCATGGCAGGAATTGCTGCAGAAAACAAGTGCGATTTATGACCAAACTTATTCCATTAAATACCAGCTTCCTGGGGAGGATCTTGATGCCTTAGTTTCTGTGTCTAGTGATGAGGATTTGCAGAATATGATGGAGGAATGCAAAGTACTAGAAGATGGAGAAGGATCAAATAAGCTTAGATTATTTCTCTTCTCCATTAGTGATCTGGATGATGCTCATTTTAGTATAGCGAATTCTCATGGTGGTTCTGAGTTTCAGTATGTAGTAGCCGTCAATGGCATGGACATGGGATTGAGGAAAAGCTCAACTCTGCATGGTATGGCAAGTTGttccgcaaacaacttggatgagttAGATGGGTCAATTGTTGAGGAGACAAATAGAGCTGCAGCTGGCTATGTTGGTGCTGGTACCTTTCCTTTGGCTGACTTTGATGTATCATTATCAACCACTGAACCTTCTCAACTTGTTCTACCAAATACCTCCAATCCTTCTGCAACTGATTCGCACTTTTATCATGGACAAATGCTGCATTACAATGAAAATAGGCAGCAATCCATGCAATATAAGTTGCACCCGGATCATTTATCACCTGTTGATGGTGCTGTTCAATGGCAATTTCACGGGCATGTAGGTCAACAAAAGGGCTTTGTAGAGCAGCTGTTGGAGGGTGCAAATAAAGAGATGCAACTTAAAGAGGCGAAGCTGAAAGTTGGTGGTACTGCCTACCAAGAAGGTGGGAGTGCAAGTGATCAGTTACTAGTAAATGATCACCTTTTCTCCTCAAAACGATCTAATGATAACATAAAGGACTTTGTTCCTGTTGATGAAGCATCAATTGTGTTCCCTAACCTGGACAGAGAATCTCCTTTAATGTCATCAAAGAATGAGGAGAAGGCAAAGGATCATCCACAGGTCATGTCACTGGCAGATGCTGCTAATTCAGATCAGGTAGGTAAACCAAGTGGTGACTATTATGCTGGAAGTGGTATTGCTACTGAATCTGGTCCAATTGATTTGAGCTACTTCGAGCCTTCTGCTTCCTCACATAGTGTCTTTCGTTCTGAACGAATCCCAAGAGAGCAAGCAGAGCTACTTTACAGGTTGTCCAAGTCAGACAATTCATGTAGTTCTCAGTTTCTTATGACACATTCACATGCAGATATTCTGGAGCCGGAGTTAATTGCAGAATCAGTTCAGAGATCCCAAACTGAAAAGTCCAATATGCAGATAGAGCAAGGCATTTCTGCTGATCATCCTGGTTTTGTTGATTCTCAAACCACTGTTGATGGACAGATGACACTTTCAAAGATGAAGCAGACTGTACCTAACTCTGTTGATGCCAAAGATGATGATCACAAGAATCAGGGTCTAATTGCTGACCGTGATATGAGTCGTGTCAAGTATAATGCTCAGAATCTCCTGGTCGACGACATAGCCGAAGCTAAATCTGAAGTTAGTTTTGTGAACAGAGTGGATTCTGGAAAACACCCAGAACATCCAGTATGTAGTGTTCCTGAAGCTCAAAGGGTAGACAAGGTTGTTAGTGAGACCATGACAGATAATGCGCATGGGCATTCTTCTGCTTGGATAGGGAGCTCAACAAAGGATATTAATCATGGGGAGACCTCAGATGCTTCTAGACCTGAGCAGCCAGATATTCTTATTGATATAAATGACAGATTTCCTCGTGATTTCCTTTCAGACATTTTCTCAAAGGCCATTCTTTCTAATAGCCCTGCAGACACTGGACCACTCCAGAAGGATGGAGCTGGTATGAGTCTGAACATTGAAAAGCATGAACCTAAGCACTGGTCATTCTTCCAAAAATTGGCTGGGAATGATTTTGCACGAAAGGACGTGTCTCTAGTTGACCAAGGCCATACTGGATATTTGGCTGGACTGCCAAAAGTTGACGAAGATGCTTCTGTAGCTTATTGTTTTGATCCATTGACACAGGAGGGAATTTGTTTAGGCCATGTAAATACGGGTGGAAATTTTGGAGAAGATGACCGAAAAGAATCACCTTGTACAAATGCAGCTGAAGCTGTAGTTTCTCATTCTGATTACCACCCATCTAATGTGCAAATCAGTGAAGCCATACAGTATGATGATTTGACAGATCATACAAGATTAGAAGGCTCGGAATATGAG GACGGACAAATAGACATTGGTTTGCCGAATCTCGATCCGTTTTTGGTGGATATTGATATAGACTCTCTGCAG CTCATAAATAACAAAGATCTTGAGGAACTAAGGGAACTTGGTTCTGGCACATTTGGAACAGTCTATCATGGGAAATGGAGAGGAACAGATGTTGCAATCAAAAGGATAAAGAAGAGTTGTTTCATTGGTCGATCTTCAGAGCAGGAAAGATTG ACCATAGAGTTTTGGCGAGAAGCTGAAATTCTGTCAAAGCTTCACCACCCAAATGTGGTGGCCTTTTATGGTGTGGTGCAAGATGGGCCTGGAGGGATACTTGCTACGGTAGCAGAATATATGGTTGATGGTTCTTTAAGGCATGTTTTACTGCAAAACGATAG GCATCTTGATCGTCGGAAGCGGCTTATTATTGCCATGGATGCAGCCTTTGGAATGGAATATTTGCATTCAAAGAACATTGtgcattttgatttgaaatGCGATAATTTACTGGTCAATTTAAAAGATTCTTCACAACCTATATGCAAG TGCTATGAATCAGGTTGGTGA